The following are encoded in a window of Amycolatopsis lexingtonensis genomic DNA:
- a CDS encoding LysR family transcriptional regulator, with translation MPTLRALECLVAVLDAGSITEAAARLHLSQPALSHQIGALERELGAPVLERLPRGVRPTAAGRAVLADARAALAAAERVVRTGRAVAGGGAGTLRVACAETMTAGLLAPVLRAWHRHRPEVLITLTETTSADALVRALESGEADVAAGPRPSRWTGPVEVVGREEVVVALAADHPLATRTAVAMTDLAGQPVVHYHPDNGLGGWLDEQAAERGAVLTAVMRTKQASTAAQLAAAGLGLALVPTTALTRTFAGALRRLKPALHREVVVFTATPSDSLVRRFSSDVAQRGITVPGALLDKLSSAPR, from the coding sequence ATGCCTACGTTGCGTGCGCTCGAGTGCCTGGTCGCGGTCCTGGACGCGGGATCGATCACCGAGGCGGCCGCGCGGCTGCACCTCTCGCAACCCGCGCTGTCCCACCAGATCGGCGCGCTGGAACGCGAACTGGGCGCGCCGGTGCTCGAACGGCTGCCGCGCGGGGTGCGCCCGACCGCCGCGGGGCGCGCGGTCCTGGCCGACGCGCGGGCGGCCCTCGCCGCCGCCGAACGGGTGGTCCGGACCGGGCGCGCGGTGGCCGGCGGCGGCGCGGGCACCCTGCGCGTCGCGTGCGCGGAGACCATGACCGCCGGGCTCCTCGCCCCCGTGCTGCGGGCGTGGCACCGCCACCGCCCGGAAGTGCTGATCACGCTGACCGAAACCACGAGCGCGGACGCGCTGGTCAGAGCACTGGAGTCGGGTGAGGCCGACGTCGCCGCCGGGCCGCGGCCGAGCCGCTGGACCGGGCCGGTCGAGGTGGTCGGGCGCGAGGAGGTCGTCGTGGCGCTGGCCGCGGACCACCCGCTGGCCACCCGGACGGCGGTGGCGATGACCGACCTCGCCGGGCAGCCGGTGGTGCACTACCACCCCGACAACGGCCTCGGCGGCTGGCTCGACGAACAGGCGGCCGAGCGCGGCGCCGTGCTGACCGCGGTGATGCGGACCAAACAGGCGTCGACGGCCGCTCAGCTCGCCGCGGCGGGCCTCGGCCTGGCACTGGTGCCGACGACCGCGCTCACCCGGACCTTCGCCGGTGCGCTGCGCCGGCTGAAGCCGGCTCTGCACCGCGAAGTCGTGGTGTTCACGGCGACGCCGTCGGATTCGCTCGTCCGGCGGTTTTCCTCGGACGTGGCGCAGCGCGGGATCACCGTCCCCGGCGCCCTGCTCGACAAACTGTCCTCAGCGCCCCGTTAA
- a CDS encoding SDR family oxidoreductase — MSFEGKRLVVVGGGSGIGRRIAADARAAGAEVTLAGRNPAGFTEPGVRAAFADLSEESSLKALAEEAGEVDYLVTLAAAPANGPITTLARDAVTRAFEAKVIGPLLLAKHFAPRFREGGAMVLFSGVAAWRPAPERTVMATANGAVAFLAEALAVELAPIRVTAISPGIVDSGAWDRLGEAKDALFRRTAEANPARRVGRLEDVSAATLQVLLNPFVTGTVLHVDGGGRLA; from the coding sequence ATGTCGTTCGAGGGAAAGCGCTTGGTCGTCGTGGGCGGCGGTTCGGGAATCGGCCGCCGGATCGCGGCGGACGCGCGCGCGGCGGGTGCCGAGGTCACGCTGGCCGGCCGGAATCCGGCGGGGTTCACCGAGCCGGGGGTGCGTGCCGCATTCGCGGATCTGAGCGAGGAATCGTCGCTGAAAGCGCTTGCCGAGGAGGCCGGCGAAGTCGATTACCTGGTCACGCTCGCGGCGGCGCCGGCGAACGGTCCGATCACGACACTGGCGCGCGACGCGGTCACCCGGGCGTTCGAAGCGAAGGTGATCGGGCCGCTGCTGCTGGCCAAGCACTTCGCCCCGCGGTTCCGTGAAGGTGGGGCCATGGTGCTGTTCTCCGGGGTCGCCGCCTGGCGGCCGGCGCCGGAGCGGACGGTCATGGCCACGGCGAACGGCGCGGTCGCGTTCCTCGCGGAGGCGCTCGCGGTCGAGCTGGCGCCGATCCGGGTCACCGCGATCTCACCGGGCATCGTGGACTCGGGCGCGTGGGATCGCCTGGGAGAAGCGAAGGACGCGTTGTTCCGGCGGACGGCGGAAGCGAACCCGGCGCGCCGCGTCGGCCGGCTCGAAGACGTTTCGGCGGCCACTCTCCAGGTGCTGCTGAACCCGTTCGTCACCGGCACGGTGCTGCATGTGGACGGTGGTGGCCGGCTCGCCTGA